Proteins co-encoded in one Polynucleobacter sp. MWH-UH19D genomic window:
- the dnaA gene encoding chromosomal replication initiator protein DnaA → MSNLQNPPTLNSASPFGFWDGAVGTLSRELSPQQFKTWIQPLVLLSFEESDRLLTIGAPNRFKLDWIKKTFAERFQEMAVEYFGAPINIHFALALEGSSPIKPVATETAEPQPNPEIESGSPQNVSVEEQAFEIEDHSKLNPNLTFDTFVTGKANQLARAASIQVAHNPGTSYNPMFLYGGVGLGKTHLIHAIGNHLLKEKPNARIRYIHAEQYVSDVVRAYQQKAFDRFKRYYHSLDLLLIDDIQFFSGKSRTQEEFFYAFEALLSNKSQVIITSDTYPKEMAGIDDRLISRFDSGLTVAIEPPELEMRVAILMKKAANEGIPMSEDVAFFVAKHLRSNIRELEGALRKILAFVRFHGREVTIEVARTALKDLLSIQNRQISVENIQKAVADFYSIKVADMYSKKRPANIARPRQIAMFMAKELTQKSLPEIGELFGGRDHTTVLHAVRKIADERAHDSQLNHEIHVIEQTLKA, encoded by the coding sequence ATGAGCAACCTACAAAATCCCCCCACATTAAATTCAGCCAGTCCTTTTGGTTTTTGGGACGGCGCTGTTGGCACCCTTTCGCGCGAACTGTCTCCACAGCAATTTAAAACCTGGATACAACCCCTAGTTTTATTGTCTTTTGAAGAGAGTGATCGCTTACTAACAATAGGAGCGCCGAATCGCTTCAAGCTTGATTGGATCAAAAAAACTTTTGCGGAGCGCTTTCAGGAAATGGCGGTTGAGTATTTTGGGGCGCCCATTAATATTCATTTTGCGTTGGCTCTTGAGGGCTCATCACCCATAAAACCAGTCGCTACTGAGACTGCTGAACCCCAACCAAACCCAGAAATAGAAAGTGGCAGCCCTCAAAATGTCTCGGTTGAAGAGCAGGCTTTTGAGATAGAAGACCATTCAAAATTGAACCCAAACCTTACTTTTGATACTTTTGTGACGGGTAAGGCAAACCAACTGGCAAGGGCGGCTTCTATCCAGGTTGCCCACAATCCCGGAACCTCATATAACCCGATGTTTTTGTATGGTGGCGTTGGTCTTGGCAAAACCCACCTTATTCACGCTATTGGTAATCACCTTCTTAAAGAGAAACCTAACGCTCGAATTCGTTATATTCATGCCGAACAGTATGTGTCTGATGTGGTGCGCGCCTATCAGCAAAAGGCTTTTGATCGCTTTAAACGCTACTACCACTCTCTTGATTTGTTGTTAATTGACGATATCCAGTTTTTTAGTGGCAAATCGCGAACCCAAGAAGAGTTTTTTTATGCCTTTGAGGCGCTATTAAGCAATAAATCTCAAGTCATCATTACTAGCGATACCTACCCTAAGGAAATGGCAGGCATTGATGATCGGCTTATATCGCGCTTTGACTCAGGCTTAACGGTCGCAATTGAGCCCCCAGAATTGGAGATGAGGGTCGCCATTCTAATGAAAAAGGCAGCCAATGAAGGCATCCCCATGAGTGAGGATGTGGCTTTTTTTGTGGCCAAACACCTCCGATCAAATATACGAGAGCTTGAGGGGGCCCTTCGAAAGATTTTGGCATTTGTTCGCTTCCATGGTCGCGAAGTCACTATTGAGGTTGCTAGAACAGCACTAAAGGATTTGTTGTCTATACAAAACCGACAAATTTCGGTTGAGAATATTCAAAAGGCTGTGGCCGATTTCTACAGTATTAAAGTGGCTGATATGTATTCAAAGAAGCGCCCAGCAAATATTGCGCGACCAAGGCAAATCGCTATGTTTATGGCCAAAGAGTTGACCCAAAAGAGCCTTCCAGAAATTGGGGAATTGTTTGGTGGTCGTGACCACACAACCGTTTTGCATGCGGTACGCAAAATCGCGGATGAGCGGGCGCATGATAGCCAACTAAACCATGAAATTCACGTTATTGAGCAAACCTTAAAAGCTTGA
- the dnaN gene encoding DNA polymerase III subunit beta, whose amino-acid sequence MQLVNTSRDSLLKPLQVVSGIVERRHTLPILANLLFKKNGERVSFISTDIEIQITTNTNFGVGSEDVTTTVAARKLLDILRALPEGPVSLNLKDNRMVVQSGKSRFSLQTLSATEFPIMQSVGEVTAAWKMSQKSFRQLISQVHFSMAQQDIRYYLNGMLLVVEGKEVVAVATDGHRLAFSQVQLSEAPSGSGQRQEIIIPRKTILECQHLLEDTDEPLEISLTANQVKFTFGDIELISKLVEGKFPDFQRVIPKGHKNTLVVGRDVLQAALQRAAILTTDKFKGVRFSLSPNQITIQSTNAEQEEAQEEIETEYSGETVEIGFNVSYLLDVLANLKNEKIQISLGDANSSAVVTLPGSEDFKYVVMPMRI is encoded by the coding sequence ATGCAACTCGTCAATACTTCACGCGATAGTTTGTTAAAACCACTACAGGTGGTTAGTGGAATTGTTGAGCGTAGACACACTTTGCCAATTTTGGCAAACCTCTTATTTAAAAAGAATGGTGAGAGGGTGTCGTTTATTTCAACCGACATTGAAATCCAAATTACAACAAATACTAATTTTGGTGTCGGTTCTGAAGATGTAACTACTACAGTTGCAGCAAGAAAATTATTAGATATTTTGCGCGCACTACCAGAGGGTCCCGTATCACTTAACCTTAAAGATAACCGCATGGTTGTACAAAGCGGTAAAAGCCGCTTCTCTTTGCAAACACTATCTGCAACAGAATTCCCAATTATGCAGAGCGTTGGCGAGGTTACTGCCGCGTGGAAGATGTCTCAGAAAAGTTTTCGTCAGTTAATTAGCCAAGTACATTTTTCAATGGCCCAACAAGATATTCGTTATTACTTAAATGGAATGTTGTTGGTTGTTGAGGGTAAAGAGGTGGTTGCTGTGGCAACGGATGGCCATCGTTTGGCGTTTTCTCAAGTTCAACTTTCAGAAGCTCCATCAGGTTCGGGTCAACGCCAAGAGATTATTATTCCTCGCAAAACAATCCTTGAGTGCCAGCATCTACTTGAGGATACAGACGAGCCACTAGAAATTAGTTTGACGGCCAATCAAGTGAAATTTACGTTTGGTGATATCGAACTTATTTCTAAATTGGTTGAAGGTAAATTCCCGGACTTCCAAAGGGTGATACCGAAAGGACATAAAAACACTCTAGTAGTTGGGCGAGATGTATTGCAAGCCGCCCTACAACGCGCTGCAATTTTAACGACCGATAAATTCAAAGGCGTTCGCTTTTCTTTGTCCCCAAATCAAATCACCATCCAATCCACCAATGCTGAGCAAGAAGAAGCTCAAGAAGAAATTGAAACTGAATACAGTGGCGAAACGGTTGAAATTGGTTTTAATGTGAGCTATCTGTTGGATGTGTTGGCAAACTTGAAAAATGAAAAAATTCAAATTAGCCTGGGTGATGCAAACAGTAGTGCAGTAGTTACACTACCA